A region from the Candidatus Electrothrix scaldis genome encodes:
- a CDS encoding type II toxin-antitoxin system VapC family toxin encodes MSKTVYIETSIISYLASWPSRDLIAAGHQQLTHDWWSAEREDFSVYVSALVLKEASAGDTTAASARLQWLRGIPLVDITPEAEELSEFLIRQAALPEKAAADALHIAIAAYHRLDFLLTWNCKHIANAVKRPLIEHVCREYGFEPPILCTPEELTGGRNHVE; translated from the coding sequence ATGAGTAAAACGGTTTATATTGAAACAAGTATCATCAGCTATCTGGCGTCCTGGCCCAGCCGTGACCTCATCGCAGCAGGTCATCAGCAGCTTACGCATGACTGGTGGAGTGCTGAACGGGAAGACTTTTCCGTTTACGTCTCCGCTTTGGTTCTCAAAGAGGCCAGTGCCGGAGATACTACAGCAGCTTCGGCCCGATTGCAATGGCTGCGGGGCATTCCTCTGGTTGATATTACACCGGAAGCTGAAGAGTTATCTGAATTTCTGATTCGGCAGGCGGCACTTCCGGAAAAGGCGGCGGCAGACGCATTGCATATCGCCATTGCCGCCTACCATCGTCTTGATTTTCTGCTCACTTGGAACTGCAAGCATATTGCGAATGCGGTCAAGCGTCCGCTCATTGAGCATGTCTGCCGCGAATACGGTTTCGAGCCGCCCATCCTTTGCACCCCTGAAGAATTGACAGGAGGAAGAAATCATGTGGAATGA
- the modB gene encoding molybdate ABC transporter permease subunit: protein MLNLSPDDIQAIKLSMQVAVTATIIALPPGFAVAYLLALSNMRGKALLEGVINLPLVLPPVVTGYLLLLLFGRNGWLGKLFGLFDIRIIFTLRGAVIASAVVGFPLLVRSIRIGMEGIDRQYIQASRTLGAKWWDTLFTITVPLCSRAILAGMTLMFARSLGEFGATIVLAGNIPGITQTIPLAIYEYTSTPGGDSMALSLCLISILLSFAVLLIGEAANRTLARR, encoded by the coding sequence ATGCTCAACCTATCCCCCGACGACATCCAAGCTATTAAACTCTCCATGCAAGTGGCCGTCACCGCGACGATCATTGCCCTGCCGCCCGGCTTTGCCGTGGCCTATCTCCTGGCCCTGAGTAATATGCGCGGCAAGGCCCTGCTGGAGGGTGTGATTAACCTGCCCCTGGTCCTGCCTCCAGTGGTGACCGGTTATCTCCTCCTCCTGCTCTTTGGTCGGAACGGCTGGCTGGGCAAACTTTTCGGCCTCTTTGATATCCGTATCATCTTCACCCTGCGTGGGGCGGTGATCGCCTCGGCAGTGGTAGGTTTCCCCTTGCTGGTCCGCTCCATCCGCATCGGCATGGAGGGCATTGACCGCCAGTACATCCAGGCCTCCCGAACCCTGGGCGCGAAATGGTGGGATACCCTGTTCACTATCACTGTGCCCCTGTGCAGCCGGGCCATACTTGCCGGAATGACCCTGATGTTTGCCCGCAGCCTGGGTGAGTTCGGCGCCACCATCGTGCTGGCAGGAAATATCCCCGGTATCACTCAGACCATCCCCCTGGCTATCTACGAGTACACCAGCACGCCGGGCGGCGACAGCATGGCTCTGTCCCTCTGCCTGATCTCCATCCTGCTCTCCTTTGCCGTGTTGCTCATCGGCGAGGCAGCCAACCGCACCCTGGCAAGGAGGTAG